The proteins below come from a single Zhouia spongiae genomic window:
- a CDS encoding ABC transporter permease: protein MLFKILREYLRRITRNYKIYAVSILGMSVAIVASFHIYHFVYKELSVDTFHSKRKEIYRVLQTRPSSSNRSEMTPPPMGRYLKDKLPEVNDYARVLTNNAPISLVLNGEKTEQEIMYVEPSFFDLFDFKLIEGNLQTFKDDENSIILSQRKARELFKNGEALGKVLKAYNNSSSQDKEYLVAGIIENIPKNATLQSDVFLNIKSHPLISYTDTREEVGWRIGIADLYLHLPHVEKVKDFANKIGETLYTKAKNGGVEEVDENNFMYELQRLDNIYFDSFDITNQKKKGSKQFIGVLILIGSLTLLLAVFNYVLMNLGLSLNRTGEFRIRRNLGISKLNIYVLLLFESVFNILICFILTLLTYPFLNSVFNKLIKTDYEFSWHNDKMLIVSYLLIIFVVGLVIGTLEFAMSYKAIFVNRKNENGKWGSSWFSKKVIIGFQLVLLIGLMSSIFLIRKQVQYIETKDLGFDKNVVTVSPYGVDGEVLMNELKAKSYINDVAVGDILFRSQFNLEDIEIRSSKNQIKGMMVRGDTNYLKTYNLKLIQGRNIKSTRKPIISNTFQVVGWTPEKTDELIEVIVNEEFVKRANLKKPLGTVFTSTNINNAIIVGVFKNIYNTPLYSPVYPVIIGYGFDNFPMQFLQVSYDENHKEELIQLLLDIKKEETYNNNTKDNILHKVDYESVYEKELQLKKSLEAFTVIVLFISLLGLVAISLFMTESKTKEIGIRKVNGAAITEIMLLLNKDFVKWVGIAFVIACPISYYAMSRWLENFAHKTALSWWVFASAGLCTLVIALFTVSWQTYRAATRNPVESLRDE from the coding sequence ATGCTATTCAAAATATTAAGGGAATACCTGCGAAGAATTACAAGGAATTATAAAATCTATGCTGTTTCCATACTGGGGATGAGTGTGGCGATCGTAGCGTCTTTCCACATTTATCACTTCGTTTATAAAGAGTTGAGTGTAGATACGTTTCACAGTAAAAGAAAAGAAATCTACAGGGTATTGCAAACCCGGCCTTCAAGCAGTAACAGGAGCGAAATGACCCCACCCCCTATGGGCCGGTATTTAAAAGATAAATTGCCGGAAGTAAATGATTATGCCCGTGTTCTCACTAACAACGCTCCTATAAGTCTGGTGCTTAACGGAGAAAAGACAGAACAGGAAATAATGTACGTAGAGCCCTCTTTCTTTGATCTATTTGACTTTAAACTTATAGAAGGGAATTTGCAAACATTTAAAGATGATGAAAACAGTATTATCCTTTCGCAAAGAAAAGCCCGGGAACTGTTTAAAAACGGGGAAGCTCTCGGTAAGGTACTTAAAGCTTATAACAATAGTAGTTCTCAAGACAAAGAATATCTGGTGGCCGGTATTATAGAGAATATTCCAAAGAACGCTACACTACAGTCAGACGTCTTTTTAAACATTAAATCCCATCCACTTATAAGCTATACAGATACGCGAGAAGAAGTTGGGTGGAGAATTGGTATTGCCGACCTATACCTGCATTTGCCGCATGTTGAAAAAGTAAAGGATTTCGCCAATAAAATAGGAGAGACCCTTTATACAAAAGCAAAAAATGGAGGAGTTGAAGAGGTTGATGAAAATAATTTCATGTATGAGTTACAACGTTTGGACAATATCTATTTTGATTCTTTTGATATCACCAATCAGAAAAAAAAGGGATCGAAACAGTTTATAGGTGTTCTGATACTAATAGGCTCATTAACATTATTGTTGGCAGTCTTTAATTACGTGCTAATGAATTTAGGACTTAGTTTAAACCGGACTGGCGAGTTTAGGATCCGCCGGAACCTGGGAATATCCAAGCTAAATATATATGTCCTGTTGTTGTTTGAATCGGTATTCAACATACTGATTTGCTTTATTCTGACCCTGCTTACATATCCTTTCCTTAATAGTGTCTTCAATAAGCTCATCAAAACCGATTATGAGTTTTCATGGCATAATGACAAAATGCTAATTGTTTCTTATCTGCTGATCATATTTGTAGTAGGATTGGTTATAGGAACTCTGGAGTTTGCAATGTCATACAAAGCAATTTTTGTCAACAGAAAGAATGAAAATGGAAAATGGGGAAGTTCATGGTTTTCCAAAAAGGTGATTATAGGATTTCAGTTAGTATTGTTAATAGGCTTGATGAGCTCCATATTTTTAATAAGAAAACAAGTACAATATATAGAGACCAAAGATTTGGGATTTGATAAAAATGTGGTCACTGTTAGTCCTTACGGAGTTGACGGGGAGGTGCTGATGAATGAATTAAAGGCTAAAAGTTATATTAATGATGTGGCCGTTGGGGACATCCTTTTTAGATCACAATTCAATCTGGAAGATATTGAAATAAGATCCTCTAAAAATCAAATCAAAGGAATGATGGTAAGAGGAGATACAAATTATCTGAAGACATATAATCTGAAACTGATACAAGGACGCAACATTAAGTCGACCAGAAAACCTATAATTTCAAATACATTTCAAGTTGTTGGTTGGACACCGGAGAAAACGGATGAATTGATTGAAGTAATTGTAAATGAAGAATTTGTTAAAAGAGCGAATCTTAAAAAACCTTTAGGCACCGTTTTTACTTCTACAAATATAAACAATGCCATAATCGTTGGGGTCTTTAAGAACATTTATAATACCCCGCTATACAGTCCTGTTTATCCTGTGATCATAGGCTACGGATTTGATAATTTTCCTATGCAGTTTTTGCAGGTATCTTACGATGAAAACCATAAAGAAGAATTGATCCAATTGCTATTGGACATAAAAAAAGAAGAGACCTACAATAATAATACAAAAGACAATATCCTTCATAAAGTGGATTATGAAAGTGTTTATGAAAAGGAACTCCAACTAAAAAAATCATTGGAAGCCTTTACTGTTATTGTCCTCTTTATTTCACTTTTAGGACTGGTGGCTATCAGTTTGTTTATGACCGAGAGTAAAACCAAAGAGATCGGTATCCGCAAGGTAAACGGCGCTGCCATAACCGAGATCATGTTACTGCTTAACAAAGACTTTGTAAAATGGGTAGGGATAGCTTTTGTAATTGCTTGTCCGATAAGTTATTACGCTATGAGTAGATGGCTGGAGAATTTTGCCCATAAAACGGCTTTAAGCTGGTGGGTATTTGCTTCGGCAGGATTATGTACTCTGGTCATAGCCTTATTTACGGTAAGCTGGCAAACATACAGGGCAGCAACACGAAATCCGGTAGAAAGCTTAAGGGATGAGTAG
- a CDS encoding ABC transporter permease, translated as MLYNLKIIYRAFITQRPYSFLNLTGLSIGLCVAFIALLYVTEETGYDLYHKRHENVFRVLNKTTQDGLQSINNPKIVQVFQDQVPEIIQSATYFEGFFSIAGTKDPERWFYADPEIVDVFTFNRISGNLNILKENPKTVLVSKQFALKHFKKASVVGEVLTIETHDRKQEFTIGAVYEDFPRKSTIAPDLIVPNSNSFAYKSMMEPQNYGSKRGQAYILIDKRAAIETVVEKMNKVYKAQPKIFDETYDLQPLVDVHLFSENIEGPSSGSLKRVIIYAVIGILILIISITNFLLLYTAIIKRRMKEFAVRKINGLRASGVLKIFLLESLTISIISAVTAVLLMKLVLPFFNDFSDSNLILSGNINYAFFCYAIAIVLMVTILAALYFNYYLIRFNAIEIIKESKLKKRKSFLLKNSTMFIQLVIVVILLAFSLVYYKQLDFMINSGKGFSVDNTLMIKKLNWDASHFKEEIRKYPVIKNVSEGTILPLHDGSARYSVALNKSPSKQVSMERFEVDVNYIPLYNIKLKAGRNFSKTFTTDTNGENIIVNGPAIKFLGITDNPINKETSQGTIIGVVDDFKFESLYNTLRPLFFKIPQSYSEYGGVIIKYEKGKRKEAVELINDLLSKEEVNVIKDKRRVNTMVRGQENVVFDPDYYETLINDIYSKDRILQRSILALAVIAVFITILGLIGMSLFKSEQRTKEIGIRKVNGATINEIMVMLNKDFIKWVGIAFVIACPIAYYAMIEWLENFAYKTGLSWWVFALAGLCTLVIALLTVSWQTYRAATRNPVESLRDE; from the coding sequence ATGTTGTACAACTTAAAAATAATATACAGGGCATTTATAACCCAACGTCCTTACAGTTTTTTAAACCTAACAGGTTTGAGTATTGGACTATGTGTAGCTTTTATTGCCTTGTTGTATGTTACTGAAGAAACAGGCTACGACTTATACCATAAAAGGCATGAGAATGTATTTAGGGTGCTAAATAAAACTACTCAAGACGGATTACAATCAATAAACAACCCGAAAATCGTGCAAGTTTTTCAAGATCAGGTTCCGGAAATCATACAATCGGCAACTTATTTTGAAGGGTTTTTTAGCATTGCCGGAACAAAAGATCCGGAAAGATGGTTTTATGCCGATCCTGAAATTGTGGATGTTTTTACATTCAATAGAATTTCGGGTAATTTAAACATACTCAAAGAAAATCCAAAAACTGTTCTTGTTTCAAAACAATTTGCGTTAAAGCATTTTAAAAAGGCATCGGTTGTAGGTGAAGTTTTGACAATAGAAACACATGATAGAAAGCAAGAATTTACAATAGGGGCAGTTTATGAAGATTTTCCTAGGAAATCGACAATTGCTCCTGACCTGATAGTTCCAAACAGTAATTCTTTTGCCTATAAAAGCATGATGGAGCCACAAAATTATGGAAGCAAAAGAGGACAAGCTTATATTCTGATTGATAAGAGGGCTGCAATTGAAACGGTAGTAGAAAAAATGAATAAGGTTTATAAAGCTCAACCTAAAATTTTTGATGAAACTTATGACCTACAGCCACTTGTGGATGTTCATTTGTTTTCCGAAAATATTGAAGGACCGTCTTCGGGCTCTTTAAAACGAGTCATTATTTATGCGGTTATTGGCATTTTAATATTGATAATTTCAATAACGAATTTTTTACTGTTATATACAGCAATTATCAAACGAAGAATGAAGGAGTTTGCTGTTCGAAAGATTAATGGATTGAGGGCTTCAGGAGTATTAAAAATATTTTTGTTAGAATCCTTGACCATAAGTATTATTTCTGCTGTTACTGCTGTATTGTTAATGAAACTTGTATTGCCCTTTTTTAATGATTTTTCAGATAGCAATTTAATTTTAAGTGGGAATATTAATTATGCCTTTTTTTGTTATGCAATTGCGATCGTTTTGATGGTTACAATATTAGCGGCTCTTTATTTTAATTACTATTTGATCAGGTTCAATGCTATTGAAATTATTAAGGAAAGTAAATTAAAAAAGAGGAAGTCTTTTCTGTTGAAAAATAGCACGATGTTTATTCAATTAGTTATTGTCGTTATTTTGTTAGCATTTTCATTGGTTTATTATAAACAACTGGATTTCATGATTAATTCAGGTAAAGGTTTTTCGGTAGATAATACCTTGATGATAAAAAAACTTAATTGGGATGCATCCCATTTTAAAGAAGAGATTAGAAAATATCCAGTAATTAAAAATGTTTCGGAGGGAACTATTTTACCATTGCATGATGGTTCTGCCAGGTATAGTGTAGCATTAAATAAGTCGCCTTCAAAACAGGTGTCGATGGAGAGATTTGAAGTTGATGTTAATTATATTCCTTTGTATAACATTAAATTAAAAGCAGGCCGTAATTTTTCTAAAACATTTACAACGGACACTAATGGAGAAAATATCATTGTTAATGGACCTGCCATCAAATTTTTGGGAATTACCGACAATCCTATAAATAAAGAAACAAGTCAGGGCACCATAATCGGCGTAGTTGATGATTTTAAATTTGAATCGCTCTATAATACACTACGACCATTGTTTTTCAAAATACCGCAAAGTTATTCCGAATATGGAGGAGTGATAATTAAATATGAAAAAGGCAAAAGAAAAGAAGCTGTCGAATTGATAAATGATTTATTGAGTAAAGAGGAAGTAAACGTCATAAAAGATAAACGAAGAGTTAATACAATGGTTCGCGGTCAGGAAAATGTCGTATTCGATCCTGATTATTATGAAACGTTGATAAATGATATTTATAGTAAGGATAGAATATTGCAAAGATCAATTTTAGCGTTAGCGGTTATTGCTGTTTTTATAACTATTTTGGGATTAATAGGAATGTCGCTTTTTAAATCGGAACAACGTACCAAAGAGATCGGTATCCGCAAGGTAAACGGCGCAACGATAAACGAGATCATGGTCATGCTTAACAAGGATTTTATAAAGTGGGTAGGGATAGCTTTTGTGATTGCTTGCCCGATAGCTTATTACGCTATGATTGAATGGCTGGAGAACTTTGCCTATAAAACAGGTTTAAGCTGGTGGGTATTTGCTTTGGCAGGATTATGTACCCTGGTCATAGCCTTACTAACGGTAAGCTGGCAGACTTACAGGGCAGCAACACGAAATCCGGTAGAAAGCTTAAGGGATGAGTAG
- a CDS encoding ABC transporter ATP-binding protein: protein MIRTENLSKVFRTEEVETRALHEVNLHVKQGEFVAIMGPSGCGKSTLLNIIGMLDNPSKGSYKFAGEELGKLKESRRTQKRKGNIGFVFQSFNLIDELTVFENVELPLVYLKVSVKERKRRVKEVLERMKMGHRLNHFPQQLSGGQQQRVAIARAVVANPKLILADEPTGNLDSKNGREVMSLLTELNQEGTTIVMVTHSDRDSQYAHRVVNLFDGQIVAERIHELIEEE, encoded by the coding sequence ATGATAAGAACAGAAAACCTATCGAAAGTGTTCAGGACAGAGGAAGTGGAAACCCGTGCTCTGCACGAAGTGAACCTGCATGTGAAACAAGGCGAATTTGTAGCCATTATGGGACCTTCCGGCTGTGGGAAATCGACCTTGCTCAATATTATCGGAATGCTCGATAACCCGAGTAAAGGGAGTTACAAATTTGCTGGGGAGGAGCTCGGAAAATTAAAAGAGAGCCGGCGTACCCAAAAGCGAAAAGGAAATATCGGTTTTGTTTTTCAGAGTTTTAACCTGATCGATGAATTAACCGTTTTTGAAAATGTCGAATTACCGCTGGTATACCTTAAAGTAAGCGTCAAAGAACGTAAACGTCGCGTAAAAGAAGTACTGGAACGGATGAAGATGGGACATCGGCTAAATCATTTTCCACAACAGTTATCGGGAGGTCAGCAACAACGTGTAGCTATAGCCAGGGCTGTCGTAGCAAATCCCAAACTCATATTGGCCGATGAGCCTACAGGTAATCTGGATTCTAAGAACGGGAGGGAAGTGATGAGTTTACTTACCGAGCTTAACCAGGAAGGAACTACCATAGTGATGGTAACACATTCCGACAGGGATTCGCAATATGCACATCGGGTAGTAAACCTTTTTGACGGACAGATAGTAGCAGAGCGTATTCACGAGTTGATAGAAGAGGAATAG
- a CDS encoding ABC transporter permease, whose amino-acid sequence MLKHYIKFAFRNFRSNKVIFIGSLATLCLGALCISLLFSYVYNELTMDDFHKREKDIYTVVMKQSPKSEWLSPFKFEADKYPEIESSVAIRCFIENDTKIKYKDNTYTPTGMVVDSSFFQVFDFKLLYGDPKTVLNDKQSIIISEEFSKQLFGDEDPMGKMVDFEVRMYQGLHTVQGVVKIPSNSSMTFDYIIPYQHLDHGYGRISVPFFKASPNFNKADFEEKIKGSNNKVSSYYPQLTESITSIVGLDDIYFSNELSAMKKYTPFASGNKKNIQVLLVIILVIFFVSILNYSNLQIVNTNAILKSIAISKVNGALKKHIVLQKLVEVFALILIAGLLITIGYNLILPHFNAFAGVALAPPFIQVFLLNLTVLLIITFFGMIYPAWVINRFSTVKNIKQNTAVSSKLSGRQVTIILQYSLALILLISGLVVNNQLGLMLNKDLGFHKDRIMKVKLFYEPPFNFESKNWSQKRRMQEWEKLMKIPGYINNQLASFSCIENVTQGNSPIDVFPIDWKPKGETYEYETQNSLVVSPGYKDMFGFKLIAGRFFETGVDEQRGHKIVINEAALKNWNIKDITKTRINNRIWAKDDDDSYEIIGVVKDFNYEHLSARPEPLIMVYFEDPEAEYFIKFHEGRTGEGIQLIEDLFKEINPNQTFSYSFLSDDIAALYQKEKRLSTIYIVFTIIALLISAIGLFTIALYDTQRRFKEIGVRKVNGATVTDILVMLNKDFIKWVGIAFIIACPVAYYAMRGWLENFAYRTALSWWVFALAGLFTLIIALVTVSWQTYRAATQNPVESLRDE is encoded by the coding sequence ATGCTAAAACATTATATAAAATTTGCTTTCAGGAACTTTAGGTCTAACAAGGTCATTTTTATCGGTAGCCTGGCTACACTATGTCTGGGCGCATTGTGCATATCATTGCTCTTTTCGTATGTGTATAATGAATTGACCATGGATGATTTTCATAAACGGGAGAAAGATATTTATACAGTTGTGATGAAGCAATCTCCAAAAAGCGAATGGCTGTCCCCTTTTAAATTTGAAGCGGATAAATATCCTGAAATTGAGAGTAGTGTGGCCATAAGATGTTTTATAGAGAACGATACCAAAATAAAGTATAAAGACAATACTTATACCCCGACAGGAATGGTAGTGGATAGTAGCTTTTTTCAGGTTTTTGATTTTAAGTTGTTGTATGGCGATCCTAAAACAGTGTTGAATGATAAACAATCCATTATCATAAGTGAAGAATTCAGCAAGCAACTTTTTGGCGATGAAGATCCGATGGGGAAAATGGTAGATTTTGAAGTAAGGATGTATCAGGGGCTCCATACTGTGCAAGGGGTAGTCAAAATTCCGTCAAACAGTTCTATGACTTTTGATTATATAATCCCCTATCAGCATCTGGATCATGGCTATGGTAGGATTAGCGTGCCTTTTTTTAAAGCAAGTCCTAATTTTAACAAAGCAGATTTTGAAGAAAAGATAAAAGGATCTAATAATAAAGTTTCTAGCTATTATCCGCAGTTAACAGAAAGCATTACGTCTATTGTAGGTTTAGATGACATATATTTCAGCAATGAGTTAAGTGCCATGAAAAAATATACGCCATTCGCATCGGGAAATAAAAAGAACATACAGGTATTACTTGTTATTATACTTGTGATATTTTTTGTTTCGATACTCAATTACTCCAATTTACAAATAGTCAATACCAATGCCATACTTAAGAGCATAGCCATTTCTAAGGTGAATGGTGCTTTAAAAAAGCACATCGTTTTACAAAAATTGGTGGAGGTTTTTGCTTTAATACTTATAGCCGGATTACTTATTACGATTGGTTACAATCTTATTCTACCCCATTTTAATGCTTTTGCAGGAGTTGCTTTAGCTCCCCCTTTTATACAGGTGTTTTTACTCAATTTGACCGTATTGTTGATCATAACTTTTTTTGGGATGATTTATCCTGCATGGGTTATTAACAGATTTTCTACTGTAAAAAATATCAAACAGAATACAGCGGTTTCTTCCAAACTAAGCGGACGTCAGGTTACTATTATTTTGCAGTACAGCCTGGCTCTCATTTTATTGATATCAGGACTTGTGGTGAATAATCAGTTAGGGCTAATGCTCAATAAAGATTTGGGATTCCATAAAGACAGGATTATGAAAGTAAAGTTATTCTATGAGCCCCCTTTTAATTTTGAAAGTAAGAACTGGAGCCAGAAGCGAAGAATGCAGGAGTGGGAGAAACTAATGAAAATCCCTGGTTACATTAACAACCAGTTAGCTTCTTTTTCGTGTATAGAAAATGTTACGCAGGGAAATTCTCCTATTGATGTTTTTCCAATTGATTGGAAACCTAAGGGAGAAACTTATGAATATGAAACCCAAAACAGCCTTGTTGTATCACCGGGATATAAAGATATGTTTGGTTTTAAACTTATTGCAGGGCGTTTTTTTGAAACCGGGGTTGATGAGCAACGTGGTCATAAAATTGTGATAAACGAAGCAGCATTAAAAAACTGGAATATTAAAGATATAACCAAAACGAGAATTAATAATAGAATTTGGGCTAAAGACGATGACGACAGCTATGAAATAATAGGGGTTGTTAAAGACTTTAATTATGAACATCTTTCAGCTAGACCTGAACCTTTAATTATGGTATATTTTGAGGATCCTGAAGCAGAGTATTTTATAAAATTCCATGAAGGACGGACCGGGGAAGGAATTCAGCTTATAGAAGATTTATTTAAAGAAATAAATCCCAATCAGACCTTTAGTTACTCCTTTTTAAGCGACGATATCGCAGCTTTATACCAAAAAGAAAAGCGGCTGAGTACCATCTATATCGTGTTTACCATTATTGCATTGTTGATCTCTGCCATAGGGTTGTTTACTATTGCTTTGTACGATACACAACGGCGGTTTAAAGAGATCGGAGTAAGAAAAGTAAATGGCGCTACGGTAACCGATATTTTGGTCATGCTTAATAAGGATTTTATAAAATGGGTGGGGATAGCCTTTATTATTGCATGTCCCGTAGCCTACTACGCTATGCGCGGATGGCTGGAGAATTTTGCCTATAGAACGGCTTTAAGCTGGTGGGTGTTTGCCCTCGCCGGACTGTTTACCCTAATCATAGCTTTGGTTACAGTAAGCTGGCAGACCTACAGGGCGGCAACGCAGAATCCGGTAGAAAGCTTGCGCGATGAATAG
- a CDS encoding efflux RND transporter periplasmic adaptor subunit: MDTRIVKKKGIKPKHISIAVITGLLFYFVYYIAFSRTVSTLKVEKDKLTIGQVKKDKFNDYISLSGQVSPITTVYLGAYEGGRVTEILIEEGSMVKEGDVILKLENRELYGQILNSETNLATKQNNLRQTQIDFETKRNASQKSLLDAEYRLKQAKRKHEQYNELYSEELIAKEEYLRAKEDYELARKSYEVNKFQTKQDSLRNTGSILDLTRDLDRMRQTLGMEYDRIENLNVKAPISGQLGFLDAEIGKQIGKGQNIGQINVLSDFKVETQIDEHYIDRVKHGLTAGFERSNTTYRLRLRKVYPDVRDGKFDVDFVFDGDKPDNIRTGQSYYLKLQLGAPSDALLLPKGAFFGSTGGQWVYVVDPSGVFALKRKVKIGKQNPKYYEITEGLDAGEEVIISSYDNFGDNEKLVLK; the protein is encoded by the coding sequence ATGGATACTAGAATAGTAAAGAAAAAAGGCATTAAACCCAAACACATAAGCATTGCCGTTATTACAGGATTGTTATTCTATTTTGTCTATTATATAGCTTTCAGCAGGACAGTTTCAACCTTGAAAGTAGAAAAGGACAAACTTACCATTGGTCAGGTTAAAAAGGATAAATTTAACGATTACATCAGCTTGAGCGGTCAGGTAAGCCCGATAACCACGGTTTATCTGGGCGCTTATGAGGGCGGACGTGTAACAGAAATCCTGATCGAAGAAGGAAGTATGGTAAAGGAAGGAGATGTGATCTTAAAGCTGGAAAACCGCGAACTCTATGGACAAATACTGAACAGTGAGACCAATCTGGCAACCAAGCAGAATAACTTGCGGCAGACCCAGATCGATTTTGAGACCAAACGCAATGCCTCGCAAAAGAGTTTATTGGATGCCGAATACCGCTTAAAGCAAGCCAAACGAAAACACGAACAGTATAATGAGCTTTATAGCGAAGAACTTATTGCCAAAGAAGAGTATTTGCGGGCAAAGGAAGATTATGAACTGGCCCGGAAAAGCTATGAGGTCAATAAGTTTCAAACTAAACAGGATTCTTTACGGAATACCGGTAGTATCCTCGACCTGACCCGGGATCTTGACCGTATGCGGCAAACCTTAGGTATGGAATACGACCGTATAGAAAACCTGAATGTAAAAGCCCCGATTTCGGGGCAGTTAGGATTTTTAGATGCCGAAATAGGGAAACAAATAGGGAAAGGGCAAAATATAGGACAGATCAATGTGCTGTCTGATTTTAAAGTAGAAACGCAAATAGACGAACACTATATAGATCGTGTAAAACACGGATTGACAGCCGGCTTTGAACGTAGCAATACAACTTACAGGTTGCGACTGCGAAAAGTATACCCCGATGTCAGGGATGGTAAATTTGATGTGGATTTTGTATTTGACGGCGATAAGCCCGATAATATCCGTACAGGTCAGAGTTATTATCTGAAATTACAGTTGGGAGCGCCGTCGGATGCATTGTTGCTCCCAAAAGGTGCTTTCTTTGGCAGTACGGGAGGACAATGGGTTTATGTGGTGGACCCTTCGGGTGTATTTGCCCTGAAACGCAAAGTGAAGATCGGAAAACAAAACCCGAAATATTATGAAATTACCGAGGGCCTGGATGCAGGAGAAGAGGTTATTATCTCTTCCTACGATAATTTTGGCGATAATGAAAAACTGGTATTGAAATAA
- a CDS encoding TolC family protein has translation MILRIRLTVLVFGLLFMFRVQAQTQWTLDDCIAYALKHSLNKRTQDLNLAISKERWQQGKRDMLPTINVSYPSYNVSFGRTLDPVTNSFVDTRFVSGLSGGLSSSLTLFQAFRKWHEIAYQKIIYESSKLDNQQTEYDLAFKIMDLYNQVLYCKGALTIVEKQQSTNQLLEKAIVKKVELGLMAKADLYEIEATTEADALAVLKAQNLLDQAKLALIQKMNLNTEDIELTAPLENAVSSDSTTFQVDEVFSVSQEVLPHLQKSKLQVATSKKQLQLNRTALFPTIRLSGDISTSYSDNFKDVNGETISLSDQLKNNQSKYIGISMSYPIFGNWRTRSQIKIAKKELEIASNNLDIEKQEVYKAIKEMVQRYEALKAEIKLNQVTLKAKSKALDIVQKKYERNLVSLYELQLASNVYLNAKIEHVRLKSQLTMQQRTLDFYNGKFTLPLTADIE, from the coding sequence ATGATATTAAGAATACGTTTAACTGTATTGGTTTTCGGACTTTTATTTATGTTTAGGGTACAGGCGCAAACTCAATGGACCTTAGACGACTGTATTGCCTATGCGCTTAAGCACAGCCTTAATAAAAGAACACAGGACCTGAACCTGGCTATCAGTAAAGAGCGTTGGCAGCAAGGCAAACGCGATATGTTGCCGACCATCAATGTGTCGTATCCCAGTTATAATGTAAGTTTCGGTAGAACACTGGACCCTGTTACGAATAGCTTTGTCGATACCCGTTTTGTTTCCGGGCTTAGCGGAGGATTGTCCTCTTCATTAACGCTTTTTCAGGCTTTTAGAAAATGGCATGAAATTGCCTATCAAAAAATTATCTATGAATCGAGTAAACTGGATAACCAACAAACCGAATACGACCTGGCTTTTAAAATTATGGACCTCTACAACCAGGTATTGTATTGCAAAGGAGCATTAACGATAGTAGAGAAACAACAATCTACAAATCAGTTATTAGAAAAAGCCATCGTTAAAAAAGTAGAACTGGGATTAATGGCAAAAGCCGATCTGTATGAAATAGAAGCAACAACCGAAGCGGATGCCCTTGCAGTACTTAAAGCTCAAAACCTACTGGATCAGGCAAAACTGGCACTTATTCAAAAAATGAACCTGAATACTGAAGATATTGAATTGACAGCTCCCTTAGAAAATGCAGTTTCATCAGATAGTACGACCTTCCAGGTAGATGAGGTTTTTAGTGTATCACAGGAGGTATTGCCCCATCTGCAAAAAAGTAAATTGCAGGTCGCTACGTCAAAAAAACAACTCCAGCTCAACAGGACCGCTTTATTTCCAACGATCCGGTTAAGCGGTGACATCTCAACCAGCTATTCGGATAATTTTAAAGATGTAAACGGAGAGACCATTTCTTTAAGCGATCAGCTAAAGAACAATCAGTCAAAGTACATCGGGATATCGATGAGTTATCCCATCTTTGGCAACTGGCGGACGAGAAGCCAGATAAAGATCGCAAAAAAAGAATTGGAAATAGCCAGTAATAACCTGGATATAGAAAAACAAGAAGTGTATAAGGCAATTAAGGAAATGGTACAAAGGTACGAGGCTTTGAAAGCTGAAATAAAGCTTAATCAGGTAACGCTCAAGGCAAAATCCAAAGCATTGGATATCGTTCAAAAAAAGTACGAAAGAAACCTTGTAAGTTTATACGAATTGCAATTGGCTTCCAATGTCTATTTAAATGCTAAAATAGAACACGTTCGCCTTAAGTCGCAGTTAACAATGCAACAGCGTACACTTGATTTTTATAACGGGAAGTTTACGTTACCATTAACCGCTGATATTGAATAG